In Helianthus annuus cultivar XRQ/B chromosome 8, HanXRQr2.0-SUNRISE, whole genome shotgun sequence, a single genomic region encodes these proteins:
- the LOC110870231 gene encoding uncharacterized protein LOC110870231 translates to MNIFTGAGCNGRWDEATWCHFFPQTVTGLARAWFDSLPVGSLASFEDLQAKFLAHFSQQRRHEGDSVDIANIWRGDNESLKSFVIHYNKECLEIGGVANQVARNHFIRAVKDEEMVTTISGKEGLPKKWDDVMAAVKTYAQTQRSLKPHVTKAQPQAEGQSSRQDPRRNKKRNRDTWNRSSNPKPYVPRSHQPDARATINAQRENRASKKESRERN, encoded by the coding sequence atgaataTTTTTACTGGCGCCGGGTGCAACGGCAGGTGGGACGAGGCCACTTGGTgtcattttttcccccagaccgtCACTGGTCTGgcgagggcttggttcgattctttgccagtgggatcactagCTTCATTTGAGGACTTGCAAGcaaagttcctcgcacatttcaGCCAGCAGCGACGTCACGAAGGTGATTCTGTGGACATCGCGAACATCTGGCGCGGAGACAACGAATCTCTCAAGTCGTTTGTTATCCATTACaacaaagagtgcctggagataggcggTGTTGCAAACCAAGTGGCACGCAACCATTTCATTCGAGCCGTCAAGGACGAAGAAATGGTTACGACCATCTCAGGCAAGGAAGGCTTGCCAAAGAAATGGGACGACGTCATGGCCGCAGTCAAGACGTACGCCCAGACTCAGCGGTCTCTCAAGCCGCACGTTACAAAGGCACAACCCCAAGCGGAAGGCCAGTCCTCCCGCCAAGACCCCAGGCGCAACAAAAAGCGCAACCGGGACACGTGGAATCGCAGCAGCAATCCCAAGCCTTACGTCCCGCGTAGTCACCAGCCCGACGCAAGGGCAACAATCAATGCCCAACGCGAAAACCGGGCATCAAAGAAGGAATCTCGGGAACGTAACTAG